One Bacillus amyloliquefaciens DSM 7 = ATCC 23350 DNA window includes the following coding sequences:
- a CDS encoding Cof-type HAD-IIB family hydrolase — translation MKLIAIDLDGTLLNSESVISPENRAALQRADESGILVAICTGRATFDVKALLKDLDIPIIAANGGTVHDKGYRLISRFLMDQQAGKDIAAYLTGNDIYFEVYTDDHLLSPFDGESKLQAELDILKSANPEEDIQTLWEGAKTQFKQFGIKPVQDIQAIFDGDEHIYKLLCFSFDMEKLKNAKEEITHHPKLSQTSSGKHIIEILPAGSGKGRALRELASLYGIEKQDIYAIGDSPNDFSMFEAAGNRIAMGNAIDELKEKSTYITKSNDENGVAYFINRLLDNEQ, via the coding sequence ATGAAATTGATAGCCATTGACTTAGACGGCACATTACTGAACTCGGAAAGTGTGATTTCTCCGGAAAACAGAGCGGCTTTACAAAGAGCGGATGAATCGGGCATTCTTGTGGCCATCTGTACGGGCAGAGCCACTTTTGACGTTAAGGCGCTCTTAAAAGATTTGGATATTCCGATCATTGCGGCAAACGGCGGGACAGTTCACGACAAAGGATACCGCCTCATCAGCCGGTTCTTAATGGATCAGCAGGCCGGTAAGGATATCGCCGCTTATTTAACGGGAAACGATATTTACTTTGAGGTTTATACGGATGATCATCTCTTGTCTCCGTTTGACGGCGAGTCCAAACTGCAGGCGGAACTGGACATTCTGAAAAGCGCCAATCCTGAGGAAGATATTCAGACATTGTGGGAGGGCGCAAAGACGCAGTTCAAACAATTCGGCATTAAACCCGTGCAGGATATACAGGCGATTTTTGACGGAGACGAACATATTTACAAGCTCCTTTGTTTCTCTTTTGATATGGAAAAACTGAAAAACGCCAAAGAAGAAATTACACATCACCCGAAATTATCCCAGACTTCTTCCGGAAAACACATTATCGAAATCCTCCCTGCCGGTTCCGGAAAGGGACGGGCTCTGAGGGAGCTTGCTTCACTGTACGGAATAGAAAAACAGGATATTTACGCCATCGGCGACAGCCCGAATGACTTCTCCATGTTTGAAGCGGCCGGAAACCGCATCGCCATGGGCAATGCGATTGATGAACTGAAAGAAAAAAGCACATATATTACAAAAAGCAATGATGAAAACGGTGTTGCCTATTTCATCAACCGGCTTCTCGACAATGAACAATAA
- a CDS encoding membrane protein produces the protein MSNAIAIIGFSAFLFALGYGIFHLICKAVKKEKRFSKKLFWPLLIGGFILFLIGGSSAEPDTAAVKAEEKYSTLDTANQKLTKEHQALEKKYESISAAAEKEKSEAEAGNEEKLSKLSKEINELKKTNKSLKQDNEKLKDSQKKLEKAAETLQSENKTLKRQKEETKTAGNAESAQNTASSSGGHAETKAADTSQGCNIKGSRNGIYHTPGSTYYDRTTDPVEMFCSVEEAEAAGFRAPKR, from the coding sequence ATGTCGAATGCAATCGCTATTATTGGATTTTCAGCTTTTCTCTTCGCACTTGGATACGGAATATTCCATCTCATATGCAAAGCAGTAAAAAAAGAAAAACGTTTTTCAAAAAAGCTGTTTTGGCCCCTTCTCATCGGCGGGTTTATCCTGTTCTTAATCGGAGGCTCCTCGGCAGAGCCGGACACAGCGGCCGTGAAAGCGGAGGAGAAATACAGCACCCTTGATACGGCTAATCAAAAATTGACGAAGGAACATCAGGCGCTTGAGAAAAAATATGAAAGCATCAGCGCCGCGGCCGAAAAGGAAAAATCCGAGGCCGAAGCAGGCAATGAAGAAAAACTCAGCAAACTCAGCAAAGAAATAAATGAGCTGAAAAAAACAAACAAATCACTCAAACAAGACAATGAGAAATTAAAAGATTCACAAAAGAAACTCGAAAAGGCCGCTGAAACGCTTCAGTCAGAAAATAAAACATTAAAGCGGCAAAAGGAAGAAACAAAAACAGCCGGAAACGCTGAATCGGCGCAAAACACAGCCTCTTCCTCCGGCGGGCATGCAGAAACGAAGGCAGCCGACACCTCACAGGGATGCAACATTAAAGGCAGCCGAAACGGCATTTATCACACGCCGGGAAGTACATACTACGATCGGACGACAGATCCAGTAGAAATGTTCTGTTCTGTAGAGGAAGCGGAAGCGGCGGGATTCAGAGCGCCGAAACGGTAA
- a CDS encoding C40 family peptidase, with translation MLTSWRKYILAGLMICLVAPAVTRTEIAEADSQVSALMVSDAQKLVGNKYVYGGDEPKDGFDPSGLIQYLFSRQNIHLPRTVSDQWKVGAAVKENELLPGDIVFFKKSDSLQTAPVQDGLYIGNGEMIHSSPSEGVTVTSFQKSNYWMNLYLGAKRITKDPELADNPIVQEAARYLDIPYVFGGSTPEEGFDCSGLVQYVFENKLHIYLPRSAEQQWLVGEKIKLSSIKPGDVIYFSDTYKKGISHAGIYAGEGRFIQASRSAKVTISYLSEDYWKKHYTGVRRFSNLAISKDNPVVSTAADYIGISYLKGGASPETGFDTAGFVQYVYQKAKGISLPRYAEKQMQAGAPVSKQDLKPGDLVFFKAESLNPAIYIGNGQVIHVTLSAGVTITNMNTSAYWKDKYAGSIRIP, from the coding sequence CTTATGATTTGTCTTGTGGCACCTGCAGTAACGAGAACGGAAATTGCTGAAGCGGATTCTCAAGTTTCTGCCCTGATGGTTTCAGACGCGCAAAAACTTGTCGGAAATAAATATGTTTACGGAGGCGACGAGCCTAAGGACGGTTTTGATCCGTCCGGATTGATACAGTATCTTTTCAGCAGGCAGAACATCCATCTGCCGAGAACGGTCAGTGATCAATGGAAAGTCGGAGCTGCCGTCAAAGAAAATGAGCTTTTACCGGGGGATATTGTTTTTTTCAAAAAGTCGGATTCATTACAAACCGCGCCCGTCCAAGACGGCCTTTATATCGGAAATGGAGAGATGATACACAGTTCTCCGTCAGAAGGCGTAACCGTCACAAGCTTTCAAAAAAGCAATTATTGGATGAATTTATATCTTGGCGCAAAGCGGATTACAAAAGATCCGGAGCTGGCTGATAATCCGATCGTTCAGGAGGCCGCCCGTTATCTCGACATTCCGTATGTATTCGGCGGAAGCACACCTGAAGAGGGATTCGACTGTTCAGGGCTTGTCCAATATGTTTTTGAAAACAAGCTTCACATTTACCTGCCGAGATCTGCGGAACAGCAGTGGCTGGTCGGTGAGAAAATAAAACTGAGCAGCATAAAGCCCGGGGACGTGATTTATTTCAGTGATACGTATAAAAAAGGAATTTCCCATGCGGGCATTTATGCGGGAGAGGGAAGATTCATCCAAGCGAGCCGCTCTGCAAAAGTCACCATTTCCTACTTGTCGGAAGATTATTGGAAAAAACATTATACAGGGGTGCGCCGATTCAGCAATCTGGCCATTTCCAAAGATAATCCCGTTGTGTCAACAGCAGCTGATTATATCGGAATTTCTTATCTGAAAGGCGGCGCTTCACCGGAAACCGGCTTTGATACGGCGGGATTTGTTCAATACGTCTATCAAAAAGCGAAAGGAATCAGCCTGCCGCGTTACGCGGAGAAGCAGATGCAGGCGGGCGCTCCGGTCAGTAAACAGGATTTGAAGCCGGGCGATCTGGTCTTTTTTAAAGCGGAAAGCCTGAACCCGGCCATTTATATCGGGAACGGACAAGTTATTCATGTCACTCTGTCCGCAGGCGTGACCATAACAAATATGAATACGAGCGCTTATTGGAAGGACAAGTATGCGGGCAGCATCCGGATTCCGTAA